In Selenomonadales bacterium, the DNA window ATTCCCTCATTTCGTTTCCATATAAAAATAAGAGGCATCCTTTCGGTGCCTCCGTACGCTCTTTCTCTGACTTCCTACGACGGCATTATCCGTATCAGGTAAAAGGGTCGAAGCTATCCGCTTCCTCTCAGCCTGCTCAACAAGCTCCCCTGCCAACCTATGTGATTGTGGCTACATTATACCGCGCGAAGATATAAAACGCAAGCGGAAATCATGCAAAAAAGACAGGCTCAAAGCCTGCCTTCTTGTTAGTGTATTGATTTTTTCTTCACGCGGCCGCCGACGACATCGTTGATGTTGTAGATGGACAAGAACGCGCTGGGATCTTTTTCTTTGACGATGGCTTTCAGCTTGGCGACCTCCAAACGAGTAACGACCGTATAGAGGATTCGTTTCGGCTCGTTCGTGTACGCGCCTTCGCCGTGCAGGATCGTGACACCACGACCAAGACGTGCCAGAAGCGTTTCGGCAAGATCGTCCGATCTGTCCGATACGATCATAACACCTTTCGACTCCTCAAGACCCGAGATGACGAGATCCATGACCTTGTACGCGATGAAGTACGCGATGAGCGAATACATCGCACGTTCCCAACCGAATACAAGACCTGCACTCGACAAGATAAAGAGGTTGATGATCATGACCGTTTCACCGACCGACAATTCCGTTTTGCGATCGGAGATGATAGCAACGATCTCCGTTCCGTCGACCGAACCGCCGTAACGAATGATCATGCCGACACCAAGACCGACGACGATACCGCCGAATATCGTTGCCAAAAAGATGTCATACGTGATGTTCGGCGTCGTGTGAAAGTACTGGATAGCAAGTGCCAATACTACGATGGAATAAAGCGTCGATATGGTGAAGGTCTTACCGATCTGCTTATAACCGAGATATAAGAACGGTATATTCAAAAGTACGACGAATACGCTGAGCGGGGTATCAGTCAAGTAACTGATCATCATCGAAACACCGACGATACCACCGTCGATGAGGTTATTCGGTACGAAGAACGTTTCCAGACCTGCCGCGTATACGATCGCACCGAGCGTCAACAGCAAATACTTCTTGATTATCGCACTGAATTTGTTTTTTGCCTCCATAAGGTTCCTCCCTTCTTTTCATTATCGCTTAAGGTATAGTTCAGTATACCATGATATTAAATAGGAAGTAAATATAAAATCCCTATTTTTTTAGTATTTATTTAAAAGAAAGAAAAGCAGACAATCATCAGACTGTCTGCTTTTTGTTTTTTATGCGTCTGCTTCTGTTTTGCGGTTGGCGATGGCAAGTGCCGCGACGCGGTCATTGCTGTCGGTACGCATGACTTTGACGCCCTGCGTATTGCGGCTGATGACCGAGATCTCGTCTACATTGATACGAATGACGATGCCTTCCGTGGAAATGAGCATCATCTCTTGTCCCGCATGAACGACTTTGATACCAACGACTTTACCCGTTTTCTCCGTCACTTTCATGTTGATGATGCCTTTGCCGCCGCGTGCCTGACGACGGTATTCGTCGCAGTTCGTACGCTTGCCGAAGCCTTCGCTCGTTACGCTGAGGACCTCGCAGTTCGCTTTGAGCGTGTCCATACCGATGACGATGTCGCCTTCTTCGAGCTTGATACCGCGTACACCGCGCGTGTTGCGACCCATTGCACGTACGTTGTCTTCAGGGAACGAGATGGCTACGCCTTCCTGCGTTCCGATGATGACGTCTTGTGCGCCGTCGGTCAGCTTAACGTCGATGAGATCGTCATCGTCATCAAGCGAGATGGCGATCAGGCCGCCTTTACGGTTCGAGTCGTATTCGGTAAGCTGTGTTTTCTTCACGATACCGCCTTTGGTCGCCATAAAGAGGTAGCGATCTTCGCGGAACTCTTTGACAGGGATAACGGCGGATATCTTCTCGTCTTTTTCAAGCTCAAGGAGATTGACGATCGCCGTTCCGCGAGCCGTTCTGCCTGCGGACGGGATATCGTACCCTTTGATGCGGTACATACGACCGCGGTTTGTAAAGAAGAGGATATTATGATGCGTCGTCGTGATGAACATATGTTCGACGAAATCTTCTTCTTTCGTACCCATGCCCGTGACACCGCGACCGCCGCGTTTTTGACTGCGGTACGTGCTGACAGGCATGCTCTTGATGTAGTTGCCGTGCGTGAGCGTAAGAACGATGTCTTCTACGGCAATAAGCTCTTCATTCGAGATGTCCGATGTATCGTCCGTGATAGTCGTACGACGATCGTCACCGAATTTGCGTTTCATTTCAAGAAGCTCTTCTTTGATGATGCCCAGCACCTTTCCTTCGTCGGCGAGGACGGATTCGAGCCAAGCGATCTCTTTCATAAGTGCTTGGAATTCTTCTTCGATCTTGTCGCGTTCGAGGCCTGTGAGGCGTTGAAGACGCATATCGAGGATAGCCTGTGCCTGTTTTTCCGAAAGGCCGAATGCTTCCATCAAGCCGTTGCGTGCTTCGTCAGCCGTTTTGGATGCACGGATAAGTGCGATCACGGCTTCGATATGGTCGAGCGCGATGCGAAGACCTTCCAAGATATGTGCGCGTGCTTTGGCTTTCGCAAGCTCAAAGCGCGTACGACGCGTGATAACGTCTTCCTGATGTTTGATATAGTAATGGAGTACCTGGTCTAAGTTGAGGACACGCGGGTGACCGTCAACGAGAGCAAGCATGATGATACCGAACGATTCCTGAAGCTGTGTATGCTTGTAGAGCTGATTCAAGACGACGTCGGCATTGACATCACGGCGAAGCTCGATGACGATGCGCATACCTTTGCGGTCACTCTCGTCACGAAGGTCGGTGATGCCTTCGATCTGTTTGTCGCGAACGAGCTCGGCGATCTTTTCGATAAGGCGTGCTTTGTTGACCTGATACGGGATCTCGCTGACGACGATACGGTATTTACCGTTCGACATCTTTTCGATGTTGCTTTTCGCACGCATCTTGACCGTACCGCGACC includes these proteins:
- a CDS encoding YitT family protein, whose translation is MEAKNKFSAIIKKYLLLTLGAIVYAAGLETFFVPNNLIDGGIVGVSMMISYLTDTPLSVFVVLLNIPFLYLGYKQIGKTFTISTLYSIVVLALAIQYFHTTPNITYDIFLATIFGGIVVGLGVGMIIRYGGSVDGTEIVAIISDRKTELSVGETVMIINLFILSSAGLVFGWERAMYSLIAYFIAYKVMDLVISGLEESKGVMIVSDRSDDLAETLLARLGRGVTILHGEGAYTNEPKRILYTVVTRLEVAKLKAIVKEKDPSAFLSIYNINDVVGGRVKKKSIH
- the gyrA gene encoding DNA gyrase subunit A, with protein sequence MDFGAGKVVPVQIVQEMKNSYIDYAMSVIVMRALPDVRDGLKPVHRRILYAMHEAGMAPNKPYKKSARIVGEVLGKYHPHGDSSVYDATVRLAQDFSTRYMLVDGHGNFGSIDGDSAAAMRYTEVRMSRAAEAMLADIEKDTVTFVPNYDESLKEPSVLPSKIPSLLVNGSSGIAVGMATNIPPHNMGEVIDAIVMKIDNPDVTIPELMTKLKGPDFPTGAMILGRDGILQAYMTGRGTVKMRAKSNIEKMSNGKYRIVVSEIPYQVNKARLIEKIAELVRDKQIEGITDLRDESDRKGMRIVIELRRDVNADVVLNQLYKHTQLQESFGIIMLALVDGHPRVLNLDQVLHYYIKHQEDVITRRTRFELAKAKARAHILEGLRIALDHIEAVIALIRASKTADEARNGLMEAFGLSEKQAQAILDMRLQRLTGLERDKIEEEFQALMKEIAWLESVLADEGKVLGIIKEELLEMKRKFGDDRRTTITDDTSDISNEELIAVEDIVLTLTHGNYIKSMPVSTYRSQKRGGRGVTGMGTKEEDFVEHMFITTTHHNILFFTNRGRMYRIKGYDIPSAGRTARGTAIVNLLELEKDEKISAVIPVKEFREDRYLFMATKGGIVKKTQLTEYDSNRKGGLIAISLDDDDDLIDVKLTDGAQDVIIGTQEGVAISFPEDNVRAMGRNTRGVRGIKLEEGDIVIGMDTLKANCEVLSVTSEGFGKRTNCDEYRRQARGGKGIINMKVTEKTGKVVGIKVVHAGQEMMLISTEGIVIRINVDEISVISRNTQGVKVMRTDSNDRVAALAIANRKTEADA